A genomic segment from Propioniciclava sp. MC1595 encodes:
- a CDS encoding YibE/F family protein yields MSGVSARPLQDCPAWEQDTATARRPTSTSRARPGWAASAYVGEGGTPYYALVTIDRLLPLALFTLAFVVVVIAVAGWKGVRGLIGLGVAGAIFFGFMLPALATGRPAVAVALVGGSAIMFAVLYLAHGISMRTTSAFVGTLVSLLATAGLGALGVWAARLSGLSTDETIALAGQSEGLSFTALLTCSLVIAGLGVLNDTTITQASAVWELRAAGPHLSRWDLFTAGMRIGRDHIASTIYTIVFAYAGAALSTLVLLSLYSQPLDLLLSTEPFAEEIVRTLGSGIGLVLSVPLTTGVAALTVGSAVAAASASATPRRAKPAHDHDHG; encoded by the coding sequence CTGTCCGGGGTCTCGGCGCGTCCCCTGCAAGACTGTCCCGCATGGGAGCAGGACACAGCCACGGCCCGGCGGCCGACCTCGACCTCTCGCGCGCGGCCCGGCTGGGCAGCATCGGCCTACGTCGGCGAGGGCGGCACTCCCTACTACGCGCTGGTCACCATCGACCGTCTGCTGCCCCTGGCCCTGTTCACGCTCGCCTTCGTGGTGGTCGTCATCGCGGTGGCGGGCTGGAAGGGCGTCCGCGGCCTGATCGGGCTCGGCGTCGCCGGGGCGATCTTCTTCGGCTTCATGCTGCCCGCCCTCGCCACCGGACGCCCCGCGGTGGCGGTCGCGCTCGTGGGCGGTTCGGCGATCATGTTCGCCGTCCTCTACCTCGCGCACGGGATCTCCATGCGCACCACCTCGGCGTTCGTGGGCACGCTGGTCAGCCTGCTAGCGACCGCCGGGCTGGGCGCGCTGGGGGTCTGGGCGGCGCGCCTCAGCGGCCTGTCCACCGACGAGACGATCGCGTTGGCGGGCCAGTCCGAGGGGTTGTCGTTCACGGCCTTGCTGACCTGTTCGCTGGTGATCGCGGGCCTGGGCGTCCTGAACGACACGACGATCACGCAGGCCTCGGCGGTCTGGGAGCTGCGCGCCGCCGGCCCGCACCTCTCGCGCTGGGACCTGTTCACCGCCGGCATGCGCATCGGTCGCGACCACATCGCCTCGACCATCTACACGATCGTGTTCGCCTACGCCGGCGCGGCCCTGTCGACGCTGGTGCTGCTCTCGCTCTACAGCCAGCCGCTGGACCTGCTGCTGTCCACCGAACCCTTCGCCGAGGAGATCGTCCGCACACTCGGGTCCGGCATCGGCCTGGTGCTCAGCGTGCCGCTGACCACGGGCGTGGCGGCCCTGACCGTGGGCAGCGCGGTGGCCGCGGCGTCCGCCTCGGCGACCCCGCGTCGCGCCAAGCCGGCCCACGACCACGACCACGGGTGA
- a CDS encoding heavy-metal-associated domain-containing protein — protein MTTQVQNPTHTVLRAEGFACPSCVSKIEKQVGRLDGVSNVKVHFASSRIEVDHDPSRQSVDDLVAAVAKAGYKAKASAF, from the coding sequence ATGACCACCCAGGTGCAGAACCCCACCCACACCGTCCTGCGCGCCGAGGGCTTCGCGTGCCCGTCGTGCGTGTCGAAGATCGAGAAGCAGGTCGGACGCCTCGACGGCGTGTCGAACGTGAAGGTGCACTTCGCGAGCTCGCGGATCGAGGTCGACCACGATCCCTCCCGCCAGAGCGTCGACGACCTGGTCGCGGCGGTCGCGAAGGCCGGCTACAAGGCGAAGGCGTCCGCCTTCTGA
- a CDS encoding cation-translocating P-type ATPase, which produces MNKIHAWLHGRWGVPAVSGGLILASLATGNLVGNQPVADVLMLAAGVVAGLPIAIKAIRALLAKLVSIDLLVTVAAVGAIIVGDFWEAAAVTFLFAIGGALENATLNRTRSALAELVAVAPDTAVVLRDGVQVEVGAAAVEPGETVLVKNGAKVPVDGVVIGGTGAIDEASITGESIPAEKTEGDQVFAGTVSASGFLQVRATGVGADTTLARIIHRVEEAQDAKARTQTFMEKFARWYTPGIMLLALVVGLITRDTHLALTLLVIGCPGALVISIPVSIVAGIGRGARDGILIKGGEFLETSARISAVALDKTGTLTEGRPQLTDVVALDPRFTEDEVLALAARAEAGSEHPLARPIVDAAAERGLAIAGLPEHTEPVPGKGIVATLDGVTVHVGNPALLDATGIDTAPAAALADELSVAGRTAMLVAVDGTLAGVVAVADRIRDDAAEMVRRLHTNGVRKVVMLTGDNRRVAEAVAARVGVDEVHAGLLPEDKLDIVARLQAEGHVVAMVGDGVNDAPALATADIGVAMGAAGTGVAIETADIALMRDDLLKLPQAVRLARRTVSTMRQNIVIALVVVGTLLAGVLFGGVTMAVGMLVHEASVLVVIVNAMRLLRREPERRTAAPATTRAPEREPARVA; this is translated from the coding sequence ATGAACAAGATCCACGCATGGCTCCACGGTCGGTGGGGCGTCCCGGCCGTCTCGGGCGGCCTGATCCTGGCCTCCCTGGCCACCGGGAACCTCGTCGGCAACCAGCCCGTCGCCGACGTCCTCATGCTCGCTGCCGGCGTGGTCGCGGGCCTGCCGATCGCGATCAAGGCGATCCGCGCGCTGCTCGCCAAGCTGGTCAGCATCGACCTGCTCGTCACGGTCGCCGCCGTGGGCGCCATCATCGTGGGCGACTTCTGGGAGGCCGCCGCGGTGACCTTCCTGTTCGCGATCGGCGGGGCGCTCGAGAACGCCACCCTGAACCGCACCCGCTCGGCGCTGGCCGAGCTGGTCGCCGTGGCCCCCGACACCGCGGTCGTGCTGCGCGACGGCGTCCAGGTCGAGGTCGGGGCCGCAGCCGTCGAGCCCGGCGAGACCGTGCTCGTGAAGAACGGCGCCAAGGTCCCGGTCGACGGCGTGGTCATCGGCGGTACGGGCGCGATCGACGAGGCGTCGATCACGGGCGAGTCGATCCCCGCCGAGAAGACCGAGGGCGACCAGGTGTTCGCCGGCACGGTCTCGGCGAGCGGCTTCCTGCAGGTGCGCGCCACCGGCGTGGGCGCCGACACGACGCTGGCTCGGATCATCCACCGCGTGGAGGAGGCTCAGGACGCCAAGGCGCGGACGCAGACGTTCATGGAGAAGTTCGCCCGCTGGTACACCCCCGGCATCATGCTGCTGGCGCTCGTCGTCGGCCTGATCACCCGCGACACCCACCTCGCCCTGACCCTGCTCGTGATCGGCTGCCCCGGCGCGCTGGTCATCTCGATCCCGGTCTCGATCGTGGCCGGCATCGGCCGCGGCGCCCGCGACGGCATCCTGATCAAGGGCGGGGAGTTCCTCGAGACGTCGGCCCGCATCTCGGCCGTCGCGCTCGACAAGACCGGCACCCTGACCGAGGGCCGCCCGCAGCTCACCGACGTGGTCGCACTCGACCCCCGCTTCACCGAGGACGAGGTGCTCGCCCTGGCCGCCCGCGCCGAGGCCGGCTCCGAGCACCCGCTCGCCCGCCCGATCGTCGACGCCGCCGCCGAGCGCGGCCTGGCGATCGCCGGCCTGCCCGAGCACACCGAGCCGGTGCCCGGGAAGGGCATCGTCGCCACCCTCGACGGCGTCACCGTCCACGTCGGCAACCCCGCCCTGCTGGACGCCACGGGCATCGACACCGCCCCCGCCGCGGCCCTCGCCGACGAGCTGTCGGTGGCCGGCCGGACCGCGATGCTGGTCGCGGTCGACGGCACCCTGGCCGGCGTGGTCGCCGTGGCGGACCGGATCCGCGACGACGCAGCCGAGATGGTGCGCCGCCTGCACACCAACGGCGTGCGGAAGGTCGTCATGCTCACCGGCGACAACCGGCGCGTGGCCGAGGCCGTCGCCGCCCGGGTCGGCGTCGACGAGGTGCACGCCGGGCTGCTGCCCGAGGACAAGCTCGACATCGTCGCCCGCCTCCAGGCCGAGGGCCACGTGGTCGCCATGGTCGGCGACGGCGTCAACGACGCCCCCGCCCTGGCCACCGCCGACATCGGCGTCGCCATGGGCGCGGCCGGCACCGGCGTCGCCATCGAGACCGCCGACATCGCCCTCATGCGGGACGACCTGCTCAAGCTGCCGCAAGCCGTGCGCCTCGCCCGGCGCACCGTCTCCACCATGCGCCAGAACATCGTGATCGCCCTCGTCGTGGTGGGCACGCTGCTGGCCGGCGTCCTCTTCGGCGGCGTGACCATGGCGGTCGGGATGCTGGTGCACGAGGCGTCCGTGCTGGTCGTCATCGTCAACGCCATGCGCCTGCTGCGCCGCGAGCCCGAGCGCCGCACGGCGGCCCCCGCCACCACGCGCGCCCCCGAGCGCGAGCCCGCCCGGGTCGCTTGA
- the arfB gene encoding alternative ribosome rescue aminoacyl-tRNA hydrolase ArfB, whose protein sequence is MNELVVDPGPGLPDGLRIPAGELTERFARSSGPGGQGVNTTDSRVQLGFDIAASTTLTASQRTRLLVRLAHQLVGTTLTVDASERRSQFSNRRAARERMAAILRTALQPPPPPRRPTRPSRASNERRLAAKRIQAEKKQQRRYHDG, encoded by the coding sequence GTGAACGAGCTCGTGGTCGACCCGGGTCCGGGCCTCCCCGACGGCCTGCGGATCCCCGCCGGCGAGCTCACCGAGCGGTTCGCCCGGTCCTCCGGGCCGGGCGGGCAGGGCGTGAACACGACCGACTCCCGGGTGCAGCTCGGGTTCGACATCGCCGCCAGCACCACCCTGACGGCGTCCCAGCGCACGCGGCTCCTGGTGCGCCTGGCCCACCAGCTGGTCGGCACCACCCTCACCGTGGACGCCTCGGAGCGCCGCTCGCAGTTCAGCAACCGCCGCGCGGCCCGGGAGCGGATGGCCGCCATCCTGCGGACCGCGCTGCAACCCCCACCCCCGCCCCGGCGTCCGACGAGGCCCTCAAGGGCGAGCAACGAGCGGCGCCTGGCCGCCAAGCGCATCCAGGCGGAGAAGAAGCAGCAACGCCGGTACCACGACGGGTGA
- a CDS encoding sensor histidine kinase translates to MTHDTPARTVPLRQLRLLGLVAPLVLVITLLSLRPWVIETLGLRTGHLVLGTVLLTSVLVFGWGMYRLIDRTHQAVVEAERQSAALVERDRIAREMHDSLAQVLAVAHLRLRALETRPSVAGDERVRADIDDLATLCREAQRDVREAIVGLKDAHHPERSLLEHLDAFVSVFSRTSGIRTTLHADTAAELNLSPAAEVQVIRVVQEALANIRKHAGATHAAVRVTTRDGHTEFVVEDDGVGFDPGHPRGSDGFGLVTMRERTESAGGTLHLDAAPGRGTRVVVTLPDAVPPRPAVQTRLAAPAPARVGEVVA, encoded by the coding sequence GTGACCCACGACACCCCCGCACGGACCGTGCCCCTGCGGCAGTTGCGCCTGCTCGGGCTCGTCGCCCCCCTCGTCCTCGTCATCACCCTGCTCAGCCTGCGCCCCTGGGTGATCGAGACGCTCGGCCTGCGCACCGGCCACCTCGTGCTGGGCACCGTCCTGCTCACCAGCGTGCTCGTCTTCGGCTGGGGCATGTACCGCCTCATCGACCGCACCCACCAGGCTGTGGTCGAGGCCGAGCGGCAGTCCGCCGCGCTCGTCGAGCGGGACCGGATCGCCCGCGAGATGCACGACAGCCTGGCCCAGGTCCTCGCGGTGGCGCACCTGCGGCTGCGGGCGCTCGAGACCCGGCCGTCCGTGGCCGGCGACGAGCGCGTACGCGCCGACATCGACGACCTGGCCACCCTGTGCCGCGAGGCCCAGCGCGACGTGCGCGAGGCGATCGTCGGGCTCAAGGACGCCCACCACCCCGAGCGGTCCCTCCTGGAGCACCTCGACGCGTTCGTGTCCGTGTTCTCGCGCACGAGCGGCATCCGGACCACCCTCCACGCCGACACCGCGGCCGAGCTCAACCTCTCCCCCGCCGCCGAGGTGCAGGTCATCCGCGTGGTGCAGGAGGCGCTGGCCAACATCCGCAAGCACGCCGGGGCCACCCACGCGGCCGTGCGGGTCACCACCCGCGACGGCCACACCGAGTTCGTCGTCGAGGACGACGGCGTCGGCTTCGACCCCGGGCACCCGCGCGGGTCCGACGGGTTCGGCCTGGTCACGATGCGCGAGCGCACCGAGTCGGCCGGCGGCACCCTGCACCTCGACGCCGCACCGGGGCGCGGCACCCGCGTGGTCGTCACGCTCCCGGACGCCGTCCCGCCCCGGCCGGCCGTCCAGACCCGGCTGGCCGCGCCGGCCCCCGCGCGGGTCGGGGAGGTCGTCGCATGA
- a CDS encoding response regulator transcription factor: MTERPARILLADDLPLFRRAIAALIDEQDDMEVVGEADNGVEAVELAQVVRPDIILLDVEMPVMDGVTAAGRLRDVVPGAKIIMLTVVDDDEHLLGAVRLGVHGYLLKDLHPDELFAMIRAAMRDESPVAPSLVGKLLGALRDTTTPTPAPVAEEAALSVRELEVLRLVSNGLSNKEIGVTLSITEGTVKNHVHNALTKLGMDNRIQAAAYIVRAGLGTPRA, encoded by the coding sequence ATGACCGAGCGGCCCGCCCGCATCCTGCTGGCCGACGACCTGCCGCTGTTCCGGCGCGCGATCGCCGCGCTCATCGACGAGCAGGACGACATGGAGGTCGTCGGCGAGGCCGACAACGGCGTGGAGGCCGTCGAGCTGGCCCAGGTGGTGAGGCCCGACATCATCCTGCTCGACGTCGAGATGCCGGTCATGGACGGCGTCACCGCCGCCGGGCGGCTGCGCGACGTGGTGCCGGGCGCGAAGATCATCATGCTCACGGTGGTCGACGACGACGAGCACCTGCTCGGGGCGGTGCGCCTCGGCGTGCACGGCTACCTCCTCAAGGACCTGCACCCCGACGAGCTGTTCGCGATGATCCGCGCCGCGATGCGCGACGAGTCCCCGGTGGCGCCCAGCCTGGTCGGCAAGCTGCTCGGCGCGCTGCGCGACACCACGACCCCGACCCCGGCGCCCGTCGCCGAGGAGGCGGCCCTGTCCGTGCGCGAGCTCGAGGTGCTTCGCCTGGTGTCGAACGGGCTGTCCAACAAGGAGATCGGGGTGACCCTGTCGATCACCGAGGGCACGGTGAAGAACCACGTCCACAACGCCCTCACCAAGCTCGGCATGGACAACCGGATCCAGGCGGCCGCGTACATCGTCCGCGCCGGTCTCGGGACGCCCCGGGCCTGA
- the nrfH gene encoding cytochrome c nitrite reductase small subunit, whose product MAKQRKPGIMGILTSFSGIAITIAGGLVGILLGIAVFTFGYAGGWAYLGNDPQTCNQCHAMNEQYNGWLKGSHKNAATCNDCHSPHDNIIHKYVNKADNGFWHALKFTTRDYPENIKIREMNREITQEACLYCHGNLVDDISEPRKFATTVGAHSTRIDCLQCHAEVGHMR is encoded by the coding sequence ATGGCCAAGCAGCGCAAGCCCGGGATCATGGGCATCCTGACCAGCTTCAGCGGCATCGCGATCACCATCGCCGGCGGCCTGGTCGGCATCCTGCTCGGCATCGCGGTCTTCACGTTCGGCTACGCGGGCGGGTGGGCCTACCTGGGCAACGACCCGCAGACCTGCAACCAGTGCCACGCGATGAACGAGCAGTACAACGGCTGGCTCAAGGGCAGCCACAAGAACGCCGCCACGTGCAACGACTGCCACTCCCCGCACGACAACATCATCCACAAGTACGTGAACAAGGCCGACAACGGCTTCTGGCACGCGCTGAAGTTCACCACCCGCGACTACCCCGAGAACATCAAGATCCGCGAGATGAACCGCGAGATCACCCAGGAGGCCTGCCTCTACTGCCACGGCAACCTGGTCGACGACATCTCCGAGCCGCGCAAGTTCGCCACGACCGTCGGTGCCCACAGCACCCGGATCGACTGTCTCCAATGCCACGCCGAAGTCGGACACATGAGGTGA
- a CDS encoding ammonia-forming cytochrome c nitrite reductase subunit c552, which produces MQTEKKKDRRLLMAGVFLVAGALVTVGIASMLMSVFERRAEGENPYFRIAELSETTYDSAVWGQNFPLQYEGWRLTSKMPADEQVAQTPTATDPRTVKAKSKLAHDPRLVTMWQGYAFAVEYNEPRGHAYMLEDQRLVKRVQDPFKQPGACLNCHTSLPEVVDTLGNGDRDAGWAAMNKMPYAEATEFAKHPVGCIDCHDPQTMKLRVTRPAFEEGIKEYKAGQGVANYDVNTMATPQEMRNFVCAQCHVEYYFKGDEKTLTFPWDKGLTADDALAYYDEVGFSDFTHKLTGAPVVKAQHPDFETFSQGVHAKSGVTCADCHMPYQREGAAKVSNHQIASPMRSDATINSSCLTCHSTTEQAMRDRVAGIHDTYEQTKNVAFDALTALIYDIEAAKNDGTATDRIEAAYGFQRKAQFFLDYVVSENSRGFHAPAYTNRLLNDVTDASRRGQMALRGVTYAPAGPAESVPDGTFPVPLAPNKQG; this is translated from the coding sequence ATGCAAACCGAGAAGAAGAAGGACCGCCGGCTCCTGATGGCCGGGGTGTTCCTCGTCGCAGGGGCCCTGGTCACCGTCGGCATCGCCTCGATGCTGATGAGCGTCTTCGAGCGGCGGGCGGAGGGTGAGAACCCGTACTTCCGCATCGCCGAGCTCAGCGAGACGACCTACGACTCGGCGGTGTGGGGCCAGAACTTCCCGCTGCAGTACGAGGGCTGGCGGTTGACCTCCAAGATGCCGGCCGACGAGCAGGTGGCGCAGACGCCCACCGCCACCGACCCGCGCACGGTCAAGGCCAAGAGCAAGCTGGCCCACGACCCGCGCCTGGTCACCATGTGGCAGGGCTACGCCTTCGCGGTCGAGTACAACGAGCCGCGCGGCCACGCCTACATGCTCGAGGACCAGCGGCTGGTCAAGCGCGTCCAGGACCCGTTCAAGCAGCCCGGCGCCTGCCTCAACTGCCACACCTCGCTGCCCGAGGTCGTCGACACGCTCGGAAACGGAGACAGGGACGCCGGCTGGGCGGCCATGAACAAGATGCCGTACGCCGAGGCCACCGAGTTCGCCAAGCACCCGGTCGGCTGCATCGACTGCCACGACCCGCAGACGATGAAGCTCCGCGTCACCCGCCCCGCCTTCGAGGAGGGCATCAAGGAGTACAAGGCCGGCCAGGGCGTCGCCAACTACGACGTCAACACGATGGCCACCCCGCAGGAGATGCGGAACTTCGTGTGCGCCCAGTGCCACGTCGAGTACTACTTCAAGGGCGACGAGAAGACCCTCACCTTCCCGTGGGACAAGGGCCTCACCGCCGACGACGCGCTCGCCTACTACGACGAGGTCGGCTTCAGCGACTTCACCCACAAGCTGACCGGCGCCCCGGTCGTCAAGGCCCAGCACCCCGACTTCGAGACGTTCAGCCAGGGCGTCCACGCGAAGTCCGGCGTGACCTGTGCCGACTGCCACATGCCGTACCAGCGCGAGGGTGCCGCCAAGGTGTCGAACCACCAGATCGCCAGCCCGATGCGCAGCGACGCGACGATCAACTCCTCCTGCCTCACGTGCCACAGCACCACCGAGCAGGCCATGCGTGACCGCGTCGCCGGCATCCACGACACGTACGAGCAGACGAAGAACGTCGCGTTCGACGCCCTCACCGCCCTGATCTACGACATCGAGGCGGCGAAGAACGACGGGACGGCGACCGACCGCATCGAGGCCGCCTACGGCTTCCAGCGCAAGGCGCAGTTCTTCCTGGACTACGTGGTCTCCGAGAACAGCCGCGGCTTCCACGCCCCGGCCTACACCAACCGGCTCCTCAACGACGTGACGGACGCCTCGCGGCGCGGCCAGATGGCGCTCCGCGGCGTGACCTACGCGCCCGCTGGACCGGCCGAGTCCGTCCCCGACGGGACGTTCCCGGTGCCGCTGGCTCCGAACAAGCAGGGCTGA
- a CDS encoding FBP domain-containing protein yields MRALTADEVRGSFVNATEPELERLELPWWFDATLWDTLDYLGWVDPATPERGHLVAETSFGVVGVMLRLPKNRPRGRRALCNLCWTQHPGQGALLMVARRAGRAGLNHNTVGTYICADLACSLYLRGLRRAVGGGRMPETLDEDARVRRLTENVEDFLARVVDSDAPRPV; encoded by the coding sequence ATGAGGGCCCTCACCGCGGACGAGGTCCGCGGCAGCTTCGTCAACGCGACCGAGCCCGAGCTCGAGCGGCTGGAGCTGCCGTGGTGGTTCGACGCGACCCTGTGGGACACCCTCGACTACCTCGGGTGGGTCGACCCGGCCACCCCCGAACGCGGCCACCTGGTCGCCGAGACCTCCTTCGGCGTCGTGGGCGTCATGCTGCGCCTGCCCAAGAACCGCCCGCGGGGCCGCCGGGCACTGTGCAACCTGTGCTGGACCCAGCACCCCGGTCAGGGGGCCCTGCTGATGGTCGCCCGCCGGGCCGGGCGGGCGGGCCTGAATCACAACACGGTCGGCACCTACATCTGCGCCGACCTGGCGTGCTCGTTGTACCTGCGCGGGCTGCGCCGCGCGGTCGGTGGTGGCCGGATGCCCGAGACCCTGGACGAGGACGCCCGGGTGCGGCGGCTCACCGAGAACGTCGAGGACTTCCTCGCACGCGTCGTGGACAGCGACGCCCCACGACCGGTTTGA
- a CDS encoding sensor histidine kinase: MTEPAPATPRPARRFPRWVARLGRSGVPEAIVGLFAYMYNEAFPSIDGNRTLAEAIVDFLLCFFAALTGRWPRVGTLGVAATLIAQVLVSDELSVTVFAMFVPIVSNGAHGRTVLRDIAAPLYFALAIVKTMPLNDTLGDQLQTVIIWAVLVGLAWGTGRTIHRLRREGQEQAELRTAALRSQRRSIARDLHDTVSYATTTMIMRAEQIKLRVGDDPQLTEDLDFIIATGRRSVRDLRGMMETLRRNDPELDLEQNTPWRLLTVTDVIAERQAELAAHGLTLQVTSDADLDSLPSSVRETLAKLVVEATSNMVKHAGKGPCRLIIEVQDDTLEAVFTNRLRAGHRQDGGRPGLGLVGAAERVRAIGGELEATAASGTWILRAQLPIGE, translated from the coding sequence ATGACGGAGCCCGCCCCCGCGACGCCCCGCCCCGCCCGGCGCTTCCCCCGCTGGGTCGCGCGGCTGGGTCGCAGCGGTGTCCCCGAGGCGATCGTCGGCCTGTTCGCCTACATGTACAACGAGGCGTTCCCCAGCATCGACGGGAACCGCACCCTCGCGGAGGCGATCGTCGACTTCCTGCTCTGCTTCTTCGCGGCGCTCACCGGGCGCTGGCCCCGCGTCGGGACCCTCGGGGTGGCCGCGACCCTGATCGCGCAGGTCTTGGTCTCCGACGAGCTGTCGGTGACCGTCTTCGCGATGTTCGTCCCCATCGTGTCGAACGGGGCCCACGGCCGGACCGTGCTGCGCGACATCGCAGCTCCCCTGTACTTCGCGCTGGCCATCGTCAAGACGATGCCGCTGAACGACACGCTCGGCGACCAGCTGCAGACGGTGATCATCTGGGCGGTCTTGGTGGGCCTGGCCTGGGGCACGGGGCGCACGATCCACCGCCTGCGGCGCGAGGGGCAGGAGCAGGCCGAACTGCGCACGGCGGCGCTGCGCAGCCAGCGCCGCAGCATCGCCCGCGACCTGCACGACACGGTCTCCTACGCCACCACGACCATGATCATGCGCGCCGAGCAGATCAAGCTGCGGGTCGGGGACGACCCCCAACTCACCGAGGACCTCGACTTCATCATCGCCACCGGCCGACGGTCGGTCCGCGACCTGCGCGGCATGATGGAGACCCTGCGCCGCAACGACCCCGAGCTGGACCTCGAGCAGAACACGCCGTGGCGCCTCCTCACCGTCACCGACGTCATCGCCGAGCGGCAGGCCGAGCTCGCCGCCCACGGCCTCACGCTGCAGGTGACCTCCGACGCCGACCTCGACTCGCTGCCCAGCTCGGTGCGGGAGACGCTGGCCAAGCTCGTCGTCGAGGCGACCTCGAACATGGTCAAGCACGCGGGCAAGGGTCCCTGCCGGCTGATCATCGAGGTCCAGGACGACACGCTCGAGGCGGTCTTCACCAACCGCCTGCGGGCCGGTCATCGCCAGGACGGGGGGCGGCCGGGCCTCGGGCTGGTCGGGGCGGCCGAACGGGTCCGGGCCATCGGCGGCGAACTGGAGGCGACGGCGGCCTCGGGGACGTGGATCCTTCGCGCGCAACTCCCGATCGGAGAATAA
- a CDS encoding response regulator transcription factor produces MGRPVTVAIVDDDAIVRAALVAYLTSTEGFEVRHELTNGAEAVSVITRDPVDVVVMDVRMPKLDGIQATQALRSTVPNIKILVITSFDEDGAVRDALSAGANGFLLKDTSPTGLVDAIRAVMQGTSVVSPGPITSLLLQDKRRARPVPAPELGLSPRELQILRLLCAAYSNTEIAEELFVSESTVKTHVSGIMTKMQVPSRLKAVVRAYELGLVEHS; encoded by the coding sequence ATGGGCAGGCCGGTGACCGTCGCGATCGTCGATGACGACGCGATCGTGCGTGCCGCGTTGGTGGCGTACCTGACGAGCACCGAGGGGTTCGAGGTGCGGCACGAGCTGACCAACGGCGCCGAGGCCGTCTCGGTCATCACCCGCGACCCGGTGGACGTGGTGGTCATGGACGTGCGGATGCCCAAGCTCGATGGCATCCAGGCGACCCAGGCGCTGCGCTCCACGGTCCCGAACATCAAGATCCTCGTCATCACGTCCTTCGACGAGGACGGGGCGGTGCGCGACGCGCTGAGCGCAGGCGCCAACGGCTTCCTGCTGAAGGACACCTCGCCGACCGGCCTGGTCGACGCCATCCGCGCTGTCATGCAGGGCACCTCCGTGGTCTCCCCCGGCCCCATCACCAGCCTCCTGCTGCAGGACAAGCGACGCGCCCGCCCGGTGCCCGCGCCCGAGCTGGGCCTGAGCCCCCGCGAACTCCAGATCCTGCGCCTGCTCTGCGCCGCGTACAGCAACACCGAGATCGCCGAGGAGCTGTTCGTCTCCGAGTCCACGGTGAAGACGCACGTGTCGGGGATCATGACCAAGATGCAGGTGCCCTCCCGGCTCAAGGCCGTGGTGCGCGCCTACGAGCTGGGCCTCGTCGAGCACTCCTGA
- a CDS encoding FABP family protein: MDLHPNVVPLEALLGTWRGEGRGEYPTITSFGYADEWVFSHSGKPFVAFVQRTKSPTGQPMHTESGYLRCPAPGVVEIVAALPTGQVELGGGTAEAADGVLTVATDAGVSNTPTAKTVERITRTFRVEGDALTIDLAMAAVGQELGHHLASRLTRDTMQG; encoded by the coding sequence ATGGACCTGCACCCGAACGTCGTCCCGTTGGAAGCCCTGCTGGGAACGTGGCGCGGCGAGGGCCGCGGCGAGTACCCCACGATCACGTCGTTCGGCTACGCCGACGAGTGGGTCTTCTCGCACTCCGGCAAGCCCTTCGTCGCGTTCGTGCAGCGCACGAAGTCGCCCACCGGGCAGCCGATGCACACCGAGTCGGGCTACCTCCGCTGCCCCGCCCCGGGCGTCGTCGAGATCGTCGCCGCGCTCCCGACCGGGCAGGTGGAGCTCGGCGGGGGCACCGCCGAGGCGGCCGACGGCGTCCTGACCGTGGCGACGGACGCCGGCGTGTCGAACACCCCCACGGCCAAGACCGTGGAGCGGATCACGCGCACGTTCCGGGTCGAAGGGGACGCCCTGACGATCGACCTGGCGATGGCCGCGGTGGGGCAGGAGCTCGGGCACCACCTCGCCTCACGCCTGACGCGTGACACAATGCAAGGGTGA